The following are encoded together in the Oncorhynchus clarkii lewisi isolate Uvic-CL-2024 chromosome 25, UVic_Ocla_1.0, whole genome shotgun sequence genome:
- the LOC139383770 gene encoding small ribosomal subunit protein mS26-like, with protein sequence MLRKRYEEEVGSLAEERAKQEAEEHRSLMTWNQEENLRMLKIRELRVQKEVEAAEVKKTEAAILREQAMESFVKEKGEEIMRIQEEAKSFINLENLDQRIEEALDNPKNYNFAIDKDGRVVKRTVLQ encoded by the exons ATGCTGAGGAAGAGGTATGAAGAGGAGGTGGGCTCCCTGGCGGAGGAGAGGGCGAAGCAGGAGGCGGAGGAGCACCGCTCCCTCATGACCTGGAACCAGGAGGAGAATCTCCGCATGCTCAAGATCAG GGAACTGAGAGTTCAGAAAGAGGTGGAAGCTGCTGAGGTCAAGAAGACAGAGGCAGCCATTCTGCGAGAGCAGGCCATGGAAAGCTTTGttaaagagaagggagaggagataaTGCGGATTCAG GAGGAGGCCAAGAGCTTCATCAACCTGGAGAACCTGGACCAGCGTATTGAGGAAGCCCTGGACAACCCTAAGAACTATAACTTTGCCATCGACAAAGATGGCCGCGTGGTGAAGAGGACTGTGCTGcagtga